A genomic segment from Candidatus Viadribacter manganicus encodes:
- a CDS encoding SRPBCC family protein: MSAPIVKAQMLIRRPVAVVFNAFVDPAVTTKFWFSRSSGKLEAGRRIRWNWEMYSVGDDIDVKTIEPDTRIVFEWSFPKSNLVELRLSQHAKGTFVEVTNSGLRGDDVVAEAMDLTSGWNIVLCAAKAWLEHGIELKAVADKAPNHNVEGWD, translated from the coding sequence ATGAGCGCTCCCATCGTGAAAGCGCAGATGCTGATCCGCCGGCCGGTAGCCGTCGTGTTCAATGCATTTGTCGATCCAGCGGTCACAACGAAGTTCTGGTTTTCAAGATCGAGCGGAAAACTTGAAGCTGGAAGGCGCATTCGCTGGAACTGGGAGATGTACAGCGTTGGCGACGATATCGATGTGAAGACCATCGAGCCGGACACGCGCATCGTGTTCGAATGGTCATTTCCGAAATCAAACCTAGTCGAACTGCGCTTGTCGCAGCACGCCAAAGGTACGTTTGTCGAGGTCACCAATAGCGGCTTGCGCGGCGATGATGTCGTCGCCGAAGCGATGGATCTCACCAGCGGTTGGAACATCGTGCTCTGCGCCGCCAAGGCGTGGCTTGAACACGGCATTGAACTCAAAGCTGTCGCCGACAAGGCGCCAAATCATAACGTTGAAGGGTGGGATTAA